One region of Parerythrobacter jejuensis genomic DNA includes:
- a CDS encoding integration host factor subunit beta has product MIRSELLQELARDNPELRSEEVEQVVDVFFEEIAQRLAEGGRVELRGFGAFSTREREARKGRNPRTGEPVDVPAKRVPYFKPGKDMRNALNE; this is encoded by the coding sequence ATGATCCGTTCGGAATTGCTTCAGGAACTGGCGCGCGACAATCCGGAATTGCGCAGCGAAGAGGTCGAACAAGTCGTCGACGTCTTTTTCGAAGAGATCGCCCAGCGCCTCGCTGAAGGGGGCAGGGTCGAATTGCGGGGCTTCGGGGCATTCTCGACCCGAGAACGTGAAGCCCGCAAAGGCCGCAACCCGCGCACCGGAGAGCCGGTCGACGTGCCGGCCAAACGAGTTCCCTATTTCAAGCCTGGCAAGGATATGCGCAACGCTCTGAACGAGTGA
- a CDS encoding PilZ domain-containing protein, giving the protein MAIPSPRSDDLTPSLGLPVQPEQRAEQRFTLLLRQAKLRTRSGEFLCVLRDVSTRGISVRTFHALPPDRRFAVELQQDKPFLIEKAWENEGEAGFWFKDRVDLNLLLEDDPAFPRRQIRVGLDMPIQLQSGPETGSATLFNLSQQGACFSADRSWARDQLLRLVSPALPEIRAKVRWRQGDLHGVVFEDTFTFREFAALLGRLRGLA; this is encoded by the coding sequence ATGGCTATTCCCAGCCCGAGATCTGATGACCTTACGCCGAGCTTGGGGCTCCCGGTGCAGCCGGAGCAGCGCGCTGAACAGCGTTTCACCTTGCTTTTGCGCCAGGCAAAATTGCGCACCCGCTCGGGCGAATTCCTGTGCGTGCTGCGTGATGTGTCGACGCGGGGAATCAGCGTAAGGACTTTCCACGCACTGCCGCCGGACCGTCGCTTTGCCGTAGAGCTTCAGCAGGACAAGCCGTTCCTGATCGAGAAAGCCTGGGAAAATGAAGGCGAAGCCGGCTTCTGGTTCAAGGATCGGGTTGATCTCAACCTGTTGCTGGAAGACGACCCGGCCTTCCCGCGCCGCCAGATCCGTGTCGGGCTGGATATGCCGATCCAGCTGCAAAGCGGCCCAGAGACCGGATCAGCGACGTTGTTCAACCTGTCGCAACAGGGGGCCTGCTTTTCCGCCGACCGCAGTTGGGCGCGAGACCAGTTGCTGCGTCTTGTGTCACCGGCTCTCCCGGAAATTCGCGCCAAGGTGCGGTGGAGACAGGGCGATCTGCACGGCGTTGTGTTCGAAGACACGTTTACATTCCGCGAATTCGCCGCGCTCCTGGGCCGGTTGCGAGGCCTGGCGTAA
- a CDS encoding NAD(P)/FAD-dependent oxidoreductase, whose product MHNSTTRELNVDVAIVGAGPAGLTAGYLLTKAGKTVAIIEKDETYVGGISRTVQHEGYRFDIGGHRFFSKSQQVVDLWNEILPDDFIQRPRMSRIYYEGKFYSYPLRAFEALSNLGILRSTACMLSYLWVKAFPIKNVKSFEDWTTNQFGKKLYSIFFKTYTEKVWGMPCDEMSADWAAQRIKGLSLWSAVTDGLKRSLGLNKKPNDGQEVKTLLETFRYPRQGPGMMWEAARDKIIASGNGQVIMGHSLDQLASDGEGGWRMTATDKDGAKIVVKAGHAISSAPMRELGARLHPLPETSWNGSNLKYRDFLTVALMVEGEDLFPDNWIYIHDDKVQVGRVQNFRSWSPEMIPDEDMACVGLEYFCFEGDGLWAMDDADLVDLATTEMKTLGLVDPSKVKSGAVVRQEKAYPVYDEEYASNVAAMRGELEDKYPTLHMVGRNGMHRYNNQDHAMMTAMLTVENIIAEERVYDIWCVNEDAEYHEAGDEGAEKAIPAREVSEDQAAALNSMRDVPERIVAEDTAAGVAAEEKGRHAA is encoded by the coding sequence ATGCACAACTCCACTACTCGCGAACTGAATGTTGATGTTGCAATCGTCGGCGCTGGGCCGGCCGGACTGACGGCAGGATACCTGCTGACCAAGGCTGGCAAGACCGTTGCGATCATCGAAAAGGATGAAACCTATGTCGGCGGCATCAGCCGCACGGTGCAGCATGAGGGATATCGCTTCGATATTGGCGGACACCGCTTTTTCTCGAAGAGCCAGCAGGTCGTCGACCTGTGGAATGAGATCCTGCCGGATGATTTCATCCAGCGTCCGCGGATGAGCCGCATCTATTACGAAGGCAAGTTCTACAGCTATCCGCTGCGTGCTTTCGAAGCTCTGTCGAACCTTGGCATCCTGCGCTCGACGGCCTGCATGCTCAGCTATCTGTGGGTCAAAGCCTTCCCGATCAAGAATGTGAAGAGCTTTGAGGACTGGACCACCAACCAGTTCGGCAAGAAGCTCTATTCGATCTTCTTCAAGACCTACACCGAGAAGGTGTGGGGCATGCCGTGCGACGAGATGAGTGCAGACTGGGCAGCCCAGCGCATCAAGGGCCTTTCGCTCTGGAGTGCGGTCACCGATGGCCTCAAGCGCTCGCTCGGCCTCAACAAGAAGCCGAATGACGGACAGGAAGTGAAAACCCTGCTCGAAACCTTCCGCTATCCGCGCCAAGGCCCGGGTATGATGTGGGAAGCTGCGCGCGACAAGATTATTGCCAGCGGCAATGGCCAGGTCATTATGGGCCACTCTCTCGACCAACTCGCCAGCGATGGCGAAGGCGGCTGGCGCATGACGGCCACTGACAAAGACGGTGCGAAAATTGTCGTCAAAGCGGGCCATGCCATTAGTTCGGCCCCGATGCGCGAACTTGGTGCCCGCCTGCACCCGCTGCCCGAAACCAGCTGGAACGGTTCGAACCTAAAATATCGTGACTTCCTGACCGTCGCATTGATGGTGGAAGGCGAAGACCTGTTCCCGGACAACTGGATCTACATCCACGATGACAAGGTGCAGGTCGGCCGCGTGCAGAACTTCCGCAGCTGGTCGCCGGAAATGATCCCGGACGAAGACATGGCTTGTGTCGGTCTCGAATATTTCTGCTTCGAAGGCGATGGCCTGTGGGCGATGGACGATGCCGATCTGGTTGATCTGGCGACGACCGAAATGAAAACCCTCGGCCTGGTCGATCCGTCCAAGGTCAAAAGCGGCGCTGTTGTCCGGCAGGAAAAGGCCTACCCGGTCTATGACGAAGAATATGCCAGCAACGTTGCGGCGATGCGGGGCGAGCTGGAAGACAAGTATCCTACGCTTCACATGGTGGGCCGCAACGGGATGCACCGGTATAACAACCAGGATCACGCCATGATGACGGCGATGCTGACAGTCGAGAACATCATCGCTGAAGAGCGTGTGTATGACATCTGGTGCGTCAACGAAGATGCCGAGTATCACGAAGCAGGTGACGAAGGCGCCGAGAAGGCGATTCCAGCCCGCGAAGTGAGCGAAGATCAGGCCGCAGCGCTCAATTCGATGCGCGATGTGCCGGAACGGATTGTTGCCGAAGATACTGCAGCCGGAGTCGCTGCTGAAGAGAAAGGCCGTCACGCAGCCTGA
- a CDS encoding GtrA family protein produces the protein MKGRKWMLALVNRMRDVVLVRYLLASVGALAVDVGSFLAFLSAGIPAVLASGIGYTLGILAHWLLSSRTVFNGRVAERGAERTKQKALFVGSALAGLALTTAIVGAADVSGFDPRIAKLVAIGASFALTWLLRSRVVFRAGD, from the coding sequence ATGAAGGGGAGGAAGTGGATGCTGGCCTTGGTCAACCGGATGCGGGACGTTGTACTGGTGCGCTATTTGCTCGCCAGTGTGGGTGCCCTTGCCGTTGATGTCGGCAGCTTCCTCGCCTTCCTTTCTGCCGGCATCCCTGCGGTACTGGCATCTGGCATCGGCTATACTCTTGGTATCCTTGCGCATTGGCTGCTTTCGAGCCGGACGGTCTTTAACGGGCGCGTGGCAGAGCGCGGTGCAGAACGTACCAAGCAGAAGGCATTGTTCGTCGGATCGGCGCTCGCCGGTCTTGCGCTGACCACTGCTATCGTCGGTGCCGCGGATGTCTCCGGTTTCGACCCGCGCATTGCCAAACTGGTTGCGATCGGGGCGAGCTTTGCCCTGACCTGGCTGTTGCGCAGCCGCGTCGTCTTCCGCGCCGGGGACTGA
- the msrB gene encoding peptide-methionine (R)-S-oxide reductase MsrB translates to MTHSISRRSLMGWFGAGGSLVALTACGIAPAEAKSFPVSKSDAQWRSQLTAQEYRILRKAGTEMPYSSPLDNEKRTGTFVCAGCGNALYSSSTKFDSGTGWPSFWRALPRAVGTSRDYKLGYPRTEVHCADCGGHLGHIFNDGPRPTGKRHCINGVAMDFRPA, encoded by the coding sequence ATGACCCACTCGATCTCTCGCCGGAGCCTGATGGGCTGGTTCGGAGCCGGTGGATCGCTTGTCGCCCTAACCGCTTGTGGTATCGCCCCTGCTGAAGCCAAAAGCTTTCCGGTCAGCAAGAGCGACGCGCAATGGCGAAGCCAGTTGACGGCGCAGGAATATCGGATCTTGCGCAAGGCCGGCACAGAGATGCCGTACTCATCTCCGCTCGACAACGAGAAGCGCACAGGCACATTCGTGTGTGCCGGATGCGGCAATGCCCTGTATTCTTCCTCAACCAAGTTCGATAGCGGTACCGGATGGCCCAGCTTCTGGCGTGCGCTCCCTCGCGCTGTTGGCACCAGTCGCGATTACAAGCTCGGCTATCCTCGCACCGAGGTCCATTGCGCAGATTGCGGCGGACATCTGGGCCATATCTTCAACGACGGCCCTCGTCCGACCGGCAAACGGCATTGCATCAATGGTGTGGCGATGGATTTCCGCCCGGCCTGA
- a CDS encoding cytochrome P450: MATIAPPREMEKTEWTRSPSAHEALQKHFEENPDAMPEHPHKWDTSRSDIYAEHRWQPIFKEMRAEGPLHYIPESPFGPYWSVVGHKAIQHVEALPELFSSSWEHGGITILERLDDEDVEEGQERFELPMFIAMDRPKHTGQRRTVAPAFTPTEMKRMEDEIRQRTGETLDGLPKGEVFNWVEKVSIPLTTGMLAILFDFPWEDRDLLTFWSDWSGDTELMLAGQGMEDTRRGIQREMAAYFQQLWAKKSQEEPGQDLISMMIHSPAMNQMSPQEFMGNLVLLIVGGNDTTRNTMSGIIHALDKFPDQRKLFEKQPDLIPNAVQECIRYQTPLKHMRRTCSEDTELFGQQIKKGDKVVLWYNSANRDEDVFENADKLDLTRENARRHLAFGYGIHRCVGARLAELQLRVLLEEMHARRMRVHVAGDVERVRANFVEGFRTLEVEVTHF; this comes from the coding sequence ATGGCGACGATCGCACCCCCGCGTGAAATGGAAAAAACCGAATGGACCCGTTCGCCCAGCGCGCACGAGGCCTTGCAGAAGCATTTCGAAGAAAACCCCGATGCAATGCCGGAGCATCCGCACAAATGGGACACCAGCCGCAGTGACATCTATGCCGAGCATCGCTGGCAGCCGATCTTTAAGGAAATGCGCGCCGAAGGCCCGCTGCATTATATCCCGGAAAGCCCGTTCGGCCCCTATTGGAGCGTGGTTGGCCACAAGGCGATCCAGCATGTAGAGGCGCTCCCCGAATTGTTCTCGTCCAGTTGGGAACATGGCGGCATCACGATCCTCGAAAGGCTGGATGACGAAGATGTGGAGGAAGGGCAGGAGCGCTTCGAATTGCCCATGTTCATCGCCATGGACCGGCCCAAGCATACTGGCCAGCGCCGCACCGTAGCACCCGCCTTCACCCCGACCGAGATGAAGCGGATGGAGGATGAAATCCGCCAGCGCACAGGGGAAACCCTCGATGGCTTGCCCAAAGGCGAAGTGTTCAATTGGGTCGAGAAAGTCTCGATCCCGCTGACCACCGGCATGCTCGCCATCCTGTTCGATTTTCCATGGGAAGATCGCGATCTGCTGACATTCTGGTCGGATTGGTCGGGCGATACCGAACTTATGCTGGCCGGCCAGGGCATGGAAGACACCCGGCGCGGCATCCAGCGCGAGATGGCGGCCTATTTCCAGCAGCTATGGGCCAAGAAATCCCAGGAAGAACCCGGCCAGGATCTCATTTCGATGATGATCCACTCGCCGGCAATGAACCAGATGAGCCCGCAGGAATTCATGGGCAATCTGGTACTGCTGATTGTCGGGGGCAACGACACCACCCGCAACACGATGAGCGGGATCATCCATGCGCTGGACAAATTCCCCGACCAGCGCAAACTGTTCGAAAAGCAGCCGGACCTGATCCCGAATGCCGTTCAGGAATGCATCCGCTATCAGACTCCGCTGAAACATATGCGTCGGACATGCTCCGAAGACACCGAGCTGTTCGGCCAGCAGATCAAGAAAGGCGACAAGGTCGTTTTGTGGTACAATTCGGCCAATCGCGACGAAGACGTGTTTGAGAATGCCGACAAGCTTGACCTGACGCGCGAGAACGCAAGGCGGCATCTCGCCTTTGGATATGGCATCCATCGCTGCGTCGGCGCACGTCTGGCAGAGCTGCAGCTGCGGGTCCTGCTCGAAGAGATGCATGCCCGCCGCATGCGGGTGCATGTGGCAGGTGACGTAGAGCGGGTCCGGGCGAACTTCGTCGAAGGTTTCCGCACGCTCGAAGTGGAAGTCACTCACTTCTGA
- a CDS encoding ABC transporter permease, protein MSMDPSANSRLSLIQAAFVIARRDFLAILFSRAFLFFLLGPLFPIVVGGLAGGIGNQVKQEVANPELAVLMAPAERDSVVAAHRALAGQLGSSLPPLTVLQDDPGADPQSILAEKRANIAAILSGTRAEPVLTGPEDQLGRMQGRVALITATALGNVPSEYPEVSTTTVVTSGANERSGRLATAQAAQVLLFLLTMLLAGMVLSNLVEEKANKIIEILAASIPMDAVFFGKLFAMLGVSFVGIAVWGAVGGLIAQSTGFSLASFPAPAVGWPLFIALGIAYFAMAYLLLGSLFLAIGSLASTVREVQTLSMPVTMLQLLVFFAASFAIADQGSTFEWAAVIIPFSSPFAMLARAALQEGIAQHAIALLWQAFAVTLFVKAGATLFRKRVMKSGSGGHAKTGKKRWFGLAGRRSA, encoded by the coding sequence ATGAGCATGGATCCATCTGCCAATTCTCGCCTGAGCCTGATCCAGGCTGCGTTCGTCATCGCGCGTCGCGATTTCCTGGCGATCCTGTTCAGCAGGGCATTTCTGTTCTTCCTGCTCGGGCCGCTGTTCCCGATTGTGGTCGGCGGATTGGCCGGCGGGATCGGAAACCAGGTAAAGCAGGAAGTCGCCAATCCGGAACTCGCCGTTTTAATGGCGCCGGCCGAACGGGATTCTGTAGTTGCAGCCCACAGGGCGTTGGCCGGGCAATTGGGCAGCAGCCTGCCGCCGCTCACAGTGCTTCAGGATGACCCTGGCGCCGACCCGCAATCCATACTGGCAGAGAAGCGGGCCAATATCGCCGCCATCCTTTCCGGCACAAGGGCAGAGCCGGTTCTGACCGGTCCGGAGGACCAGCTGGGCCGAATGCAGGGGCGCGTTGCCCTGATAACGGCGACCGCCCTGGGCAATGTCCCGAGCGAGTACCCCGAAGTATCGACCACCACTGTTGTCACGAGCGGTGCCAACGAACGCTCCGGCCGCTTGGCCACCGCGCAAGCAGCGCAGGTGCTACTTTTCCTGCTGACCATGCTGCTGGCAGGCATGGTCCTGTCCAACCTGGTCGAGGAAAAAGCGAACAAGATTATCGAGATCCTTGCCGCCTCGATCCCGATGGATGCCGTGTTCTTCGGCAAGCTGTTTGCCATGCTCGGCGTGTCTTTCGTAGGCATCGCCGTGTGGGGCGCAGTTGGCGGATTGATTGCGCAATCGACCGGCTTCAGCCTGGCCAGCTTCCCCGCCCCAGCCGTAGGCTGGCCGCTCTTCATCGCGTTGGGCATTGCCTATTTCGCGATGGCATATCTGCTGCTCGGGTCTCTGTTTCTTGCCATCGGCAGCCTGGCCAGCACGGTGCGCGAAGTGCAGACTTTGTCGATGCCGGTTACTATGCTGCAGCTGCTGGTGTTCTTCGCCGCCAGCTTTGCCATCGCCGACCAAGGCTCCACCTTCGAATGGGCCGCGGTGATCATTCCTTTCAGCTCTCCGTTCGCGATGCTGGCCCGGGCCGCCTTGCAAGAAGGCATCGCCCAGCATGCGATCGCGCTTTTGTGGCAAGCCTTCGCCGTCACACTCTTCGTCAAGGCGGGCGCAACGCTGTTCCGCAAGCGGGTCATGAAGTCAGGCAGCGGCGGCCATGCCAAAACGGGCAAGAAGCGCTGGTTCGGGCTGGCAGGTCGGCGCTCCGCGTAG
- a CDS encoding ABC transporter ATP-binding protein → MNEIDTGMVMHDDTRPLAIEAKGLVKRFDGTLAVDGVDISVPEGAIYGILGPNGAGKTTTLRMLLGIIDPDEGVRRVFGHDRPHEISRLIGYLPEERGLYPSMKAFEAIGFMGALRGMKLADAKARGKELLEGHGMGHAIDRQIRQLSKGMAQTVQLLGTLVHQPKLVVLDEPFSGLDAINQGKLEGLIRDLAANGTTVIFSTHVIHHAERLCEGVAIIAGGKVPYAGSVEQARDRIPAQVRLETKATEGAWRAALPDDARHEGDFWDFSLPESGIEPLLRALIEGEAGILSLSIERAGLHDAFVHIAGEAAARALEAEAGNGGL, encoded by the coding sequence ATGAACGAAATCGATACCGGCATGGTGATGCACGACGACACGCGTCCACTTGCGATCGAGGCAAAAGGGCTGGTCAAACGCTTTGACGGCACCCTGGCCGTCGACGGTGTCGATATTTCCGTGCCCGAAGGCGCGATCTACGGTATTCTGGGCCCCAATGGTGCGGGCAAGACGACGACCTTGCGCATGCTGCTTGGGATTATCGATCCCGACGAGGGCGTGCGGCGCGTCTTCGGGCATGATCGCCCGCATGAAATCAGCCGACTGATCGGGTATCTGCCGGAAGAGCGCGGTCTCTATCCATCGATGAAAGCCTTTGAAGCAATCGGTTTCATGGGCGCATTGCGCGGGATGAAACTGGCTGACGCCAAGGCGCGCGGCAAAGAACTGCTCGAAGGCCATGGCATGGGGCATGCGATTGATCGCCAGATCCGCCAGCTGTCCAAGGGTATGGCGCAAACCGTGCAGCTGCTCGGAACGCTCGTCCACCAGCCTAAGCTTGTGGTGCTCGATGAACCGTTTTCAGGCCTGGACGCAATCAATCAGGGCAAGCTGGAGGGGCTCATCCGGGACCTCGCCGCCAACGGCACAACAGTGATTTTCTCCACCCATGTCATCCATCACGCTGAACGGCTGTGCGAAGGGGTTGCCATAATTGCCGGGGGCAAAGTTCCCTATGCTGGCAGCGTGGAACAGGCACGTGACCGGATCCCGGCACAGGTGCGGCTGGAAACCAAAGCCACCGAGGGAGCTTGGCGGGCTGCTCTTCCCGATGATGCAAGGCATGAGGGCGATTTCTGGGACTTCTCCCTGCCTGAAAGCGGCATCGAACCGCTTTTGCGCGCCCTCATTGAGGGGGAGGCAGGTATTCTGTCGCTCTCCATCGAACGTGCCGGTCTTCACGACGCATTCGTCCATATCGCGGGGGAAGCAGCGGCCAGGGCGCTTGAGGCAGAAGCCGGAAACGGAGGCTTGTGA
- the queG gene encoding tRNA epoxyqueuosine(34) reductase QueG: MVNSAATADLKLRLIEEAQRLGFAQIGFAPAADDPDRSRRLHDWIEAGHHGSMGWMEDRADVRQGPQSMWPEAKSVIALGMAYTPSVDPMALEKHPDRARISVYAQGRDYHDTVKKALKALARWLVAEVPEAQLKVFVDTAPVMEKPLGEAAGLGWQGKHTNLVSRENGSWLFLGAIYCTLPFEPDDPHDDRCGSCTACQAACPTDAFPQPYVLDARRCISYLTIEHAGPIPEEFREAMGTRIYGCDDCLAVCPWNKFADAAARHKAFLPRAELIAPRLADLLALDDAGFRALFSGSPIKRIGRDRFVRNCLIAAGNSGDATLADAAAGLRSDPDPVVAEAAEWAAMRLA; encoded by the coding sequence GTGGTTAACAGCGCTGCAACAGCTGATCTCAAATTGCGCCTGATTGAAGAGGCGCAGCGGCTTGGCTTTGCGCAGATCGGCTTTGCACCTGCGGCGGATGATCCCGATCGCTCCAGGCGACTGCATGATTGGATCGAGGCCGGACACCACGGATCCATGGGCTGGATGGAAGATCGCGCGGATGTGAGACAAGGTCCGCAATCGATGTGGCCCGAAGCCAAGAGCGTGATTGCTCTGGGCATGGCTTACACACCCAGCGTGGATCCGATGGCGCTCGAGAAGCATCCGGACCGGGCGCGGATATCGGTCTATGCGCAGGGGCGCGATTACCATGATACGGTGAAAAAGGCTCTCAAGGCGCTGGCCCGGTGGCTGGTGGCCGAAGTACCCGAGGCACAGCTCAAGGTCTTTGTCGACACCGCGCCGGTGATGGAAAAACCCCTGGGCGAAGCGGCCGGGCTGGGGTGGCAGGGCAAACACACCAATCTGGTCAGCCGCGAAAACGGCAGCTGGCTTTTCCTGGGCGCGATCTATTGTACGCTACCATTCGAGCCAGATGATCCGCACGATGATCGTTGCGGGTCATGCACGGCGTGCCAAGCGGCCTGCCCGACAGACGCCTTCCCCCAGCCTTATGTCCTCGATGCGCGGCGATGCATTTCTTACCTGACGATTGAGCATGCCGGACCAATTCCGGAGGAATTCCGTGAGGCGATGGGCACCCGTATCTATGGTTGCGATGATTGCCTGGCGGTATGCCCGTGGAACAAGTTTGCCGATGCAGCTGCGCGGCACAAGGCGTTCCTGCCACGCGCGGAACTGATCGCACCCCGCTTGGCTGATCTGCTTGCGCTTGATGATGCAGGATTCCGTGCGCTCTTCTCGGGGTCTCCGATCAAGCGGATCGGTCGCGACCGGTTCGTGCGCAATTGCCTGATCGCGGCGGGCAATAGCGGGGATGCCACGCTGGCCGATGCCGCCGCCGGCTTGCGGTCAGACCCAGACCCTGTCGTGGCAGAAGCGGCGGAGTGGGCCGCGATGCGTCTCGCCTAA
- a CDS encoding CaiB/BaiF CoA transferase family protein, protein MIAPGDGKPMLEGLKVIDLTSVVFGPYCTQILADFGAEVVKIEGPTGDAYRPGAKPARTAGMGPGFIALNRGKKSLVLDLKDGADAAIMRDLLAEADIFVHNVREAAIERLGFGYEAVKALNPKIIYVHCVGFGSGGPYAGLQAYDDVIQAATGTASLLPRVDGDPRMRYLPSLIADKVAGLHAAYATLAAVTHRLRTGEGQHVEVPMFEAFASFMMKEHLDGKTFDPPNNDAGYARQVDPDRQPFPTKDGWISIVPYTLPQYTQVVALLGDPDLAGEERFQDIMGILHATKELYQRMAALTPAKTTAEWLEILRPHNIPCMPATDINDVIDDPHLRETGFFEHGEHPSEGPLFQMREPNSFSGWKPGPLGHAPLLGEHNDEFGKG, encoded by the coding sequence ATGATCGCACCCGGTGATGGCAAGCCCATGCTGGAGGGGCTTAAAGTGATTGACCTGACCAGTGTCGTGTTCGGCCCCTATTGCACGCAGATATTGGCTGACTTCGGGGCCGAGGTCGTCAAAATCGAAGGACCAACCGGTGATGCCTACCGCCCCGGGGCCAAGCCAGCGCGGACCGCGGGAATGGGCCCGGGGTTCATTGCCCTGAACCGCGGCAAGAAATCACTGGTGCTGGATCTCAAAGACGGTGCAGATGCCGCGATCATGCGCGATCTTCTGGCCGAGGCGGATATCTTCGTCCACAATGTGCGCGAAGCCGCCATCGAACGGCTCGGCTTCGGCTACGAAGCTGTCAAAGCGCTCAACCCCAAGATCATCTATGTCCATTGCGTCGGTTTCGGATCAGGTGGCCCCTATGCCGGTTTGCAGGCCTATGATGATGTCATTCAGGCTGCGACTGGCACTGCATCGCTATTGCCGCGGGTCGATGGCGACCCGCGCATGCGATATCTGCCTTCGCTAATCGCCGACAAAGTGGCCGGGCTCCACGCAGCCTATGCCACCCTGGCCGCTGTGACCCACCGCCTGCGGACCGGCGAAGGTCAGCATGTCGAAGTGCCGATGTTCGAAGCTTTTGCCAGTTTCATGATGAAGGAACATCTGGACGGCAAAACGTTCGATCCCCCCAATAATGATGCGGGCTATGCAAGGCAGGTCGATCCCGATCGGCAGCCATTCCCGACCAAGGATGGCTGGATAAGCATCGTGCCGTATACACTGCCACAATATACGCAGGTTGTGGCCTTGCTGGGGGACCCCGATCTGGCCGGAGAAGAACGGTTCCAGGATATCATGGGCATCCTGCACGCCACCAAAGAGCTATATCAGCGCATGGCAGCACTGACCCCGGCGAAGACAACTGCGGAATGGCTCGAAATCCTGCGCCCGCATAATATCCCCTGTATGCCAGCGACCGACATCAATGATGTCATCGACGATCCGCATCTGCGCGAAACCGGCTTCTTCGAGCATGGCGAGCACCCCAGCGAGGGGCCACTGTTCCAAATGAGGGAACCCAACAGTTTCAGCGGATGGAAGCCAGGGCCGCTCGGCCACGCGCCGCTTTTGGGCGAGCACAATGACGAGTTTGGCAAGGGTTAG
- a CDS encoding NAD(P)/FAD-dependent oxidoreductase: MEHVDICIVGAGHGGAQAAIALRQKGHEGSIALVTRENDPPYERPPLSKDFLAGDKPFQRILIRPEAFWQDKGVDLRLGKAVTDIDPVAHEVRFADDSKLTYRKLIWAAGGDARRLSCAGADLNGIHSIRNRSDVEHLKTELQGGARRVVVIGGGYIGLEAAAVLRKMECDVTVLEALPRVLSRVAGEALSEFYEAEHRARGVDLRVDTKVESLEGKDGRVTGVKLDDGEIIPADMVIVGIGIVPAIGPLIVAGAAASNGVDVDEYCRTTLDDIYALGDCAAHANVFADGAVIRLESVQNANDMANTVAQAITGEKLPYEATPWFWSNQYDLRLQTVGISLDYDQAVLRGDPAERSFSVIYLREGKVIALDCVNRTKDYVQGRKLVEARHEASANQLADIETPLKELL; the protein is encoded by the coding sequence ATGGAGCATGTAGATATTTGCATCGTTGGGGCGGGACATGGCGGCGCACAGGCCGCCATCGCTTTGAGGCAAAAGGGGCACGAGGGATCAATAGCGCTGGTAACGCGCGAGAACGATCCTCCTTACGAACGACCTCCGCTTTCCAAGGATTTTCTCGCCGGAGACAAGCCGTTCCAGCGGATCCTGATCCGACCCGAAGCTTTCTGGCAGGACAAGGGGGTCGATTTGCGGCTGGGCAAGGCCGTGACAGACATTGATCCGGTCGCCCACGAAGTCCGCTTCGCCGACGACAGCAAACTCACCTATCGCAAGCTGATCTGGGCGGCAGGCGGGGATGCGCGTAGGCTGTCTTGCGCCGGAGCAGACCTCAATGGAATCCATTCCATCCGCAACCGGTCTGACGTCGAGCATCTGAAGACCGAACTGCAAGGCGGAGCGAGACGCGTCGTCGTGATTGGCGGGGGCTATATCGGGCTTGAAGCAGCAGCAGTGCTGCGGAAAATGGAGTGCGATGTCACAGTTCTGGAGGCTTTGCCACGGGTGCTGTCGCGCGTGGCCGGAGAGGCCCTTTCGGAATTCTATGAAGCTGAACACCGCGCCCGCGGGGTCGATCTGAGGGTCGACACGAAAGTGGAGTCGCTGGAAGGCAAGGATGGTCGGGTGACCGGCGTCAAGCTCGACGATGGCGAAATCATCCCTGCAGACATGGTCATTGTCGGGATCGGGATTGTGCCTGCCATAGGGCCCCTGATCGTTGCCGGGGCAGCAGCCTCAAACGGCGTCGATGTCGATGAATATTGCCGTACGACGCTGGATGATATCTACGCTCTGGGCGATTGCGCCGCCCACGCCAATGTCTTTGCGGATGGCGCCGTGATCCGACTGGAATCGGTGCAGAATGCCAACGATATGGCCAATACCGTGGCCCAGGCCATCACTGGCGAGAAATTGCCTTACGAGGCGACACCATGGTTCTGGTCGAACCAGTATGATCTGCGCCTGCAGACTGTCGGGATTTCGCTTGATTATGACCAGGCCGTGCTGCGCGGCGATCCGGCTGAACGCAGTTTTTCGGTCATCTATTTGCGTGAAGGCAAGGTTATCGCCCTCGACTGCGTCAACCGCACCAAGGATTATGTCCAGGGGCGTAAGCTGGTCGAAGCAAGGCATGAAGCGAGTGCCAACCAACTGGCCGATATCGAAACCCCGCTCAAGGAACTGCTCTAG